Part of the Henckelia pumila isolate YLH828 chromosome 2, ASM3356847v2, whole genome shotgun sequence genome is shown below.
TAAATTTTCTCTTCATACACAACCATGGAGGAAGGTTGTAAGTGATCATCACAACTGGCCAACAGCTATATGCAGAACTCATCAAACTATGGGGATTGATCCCATCTGCTGATATGGCCAATCTAAGATTTCTTGACTCCGATGCAAAATCCGGCCATTTGTGATCCACTACTTTTCAAGCCGGCGAATCAGCTGGATGACGCAAGTATCcatcacaaatttttttatcagcATGCCAAGTTAACTCTTTAGACACCTCTTTGTTTCGAAATAATCTTTGAAATCTTGGAATAGGTGGGAAGTACCAAAGAACCTTTGCAGGAATACCTTCATTTACCTCAGAATTATTACCCAAATTCCACCTAGACATACCGCAAATAGGACAATTGGACAAGTCCTCAAACTCTTTCCGGTACAAGATATAATCATTAGGGCAAGCATGtattttcacataattcattccTAATGCACTGAAGCTTTTCTTTGCATCATAGTAGGATAAATGCAATTCATTGTGATCAGGAAGCATTTCTCCTAACAAACTAAGCAAGTCAGTGAAACTTTTATCGCTCCAACTATATTTTgctttcaaattaaataatttcacaaGTGCTGTTAACTTTGTAAATTTTGTGCATCCAGAGTATAAAGGTTTCTCGGCATCTTCAAGTATCTTATGAAATTGGCTTGGATTCTCAGCATAGCTATCATATGCATCATGTACCATATCTATAGTTTCCTCTGCAAAATATTTGTGTTCATCTGGTCCTACTTGATCACTATCATTCATTGGGTTCTTGACCGTAGATCTTTCCCCGTGCCAAATCCATGTATGATATGTTAAATCCATGCCATTACAACACAAATGTGCCCTTATAGTGCGAACATCTTTCATCTGTAGATTACCACATCTTGTACAGGGGCAAGATATTTCATTTGGATCGTTGGCATTTTGCATTGCAAATTGTAGAAAAGATTCTACCCCAACCTCATATTCATGTGATAATCTGTTCTTTGACATCCAAGCTTTGTCCATTACTCATACAAATAAGCAACCAGCACTGAGTCTAATCCttcaaaacttaaaaaaaattaatcaatgtTTTATCATTCTAGTTTGTTGAAGAAATATCCCAGTTAACACTAATTTTCTAATCTTTATAATAAAATCCTTAAATATTGATCTAATCCACCAATCAACGGACTCTGGAAAAATAAGGAAAGAACTGATTCTACTAAGCTGCAATATTTGAGTGAAAAGGAGCGAATTTctcagaaaaataaattttatgatttGATATTCAACCAGAAACATAATgaaaaattgtgaaaaaaatTCAATGGCAAAGTaagaacaaaaaattaaatatttatatttttcgaCAAACAAAATGAATTTACCAAGTAAGAACCACTTTTTGATGgtcatatttcaaaaatcaaaaataagaaATGAAGAAGAGGATTGTCTTACCAGCAGTATACCACAGGCAAGATTCACAGATCAGTTCCCATCCACAGAGACATTGGCACTGAAGTTATCTAACACAGCTGGAAATAATCCTGTATCAATTTAGAACACGCACCATTATGGCCAAGAAAACACACAGAGAAGTTATCTAACACAACTGGAAATAATCGCTATTTTATGCAAATATTTCCACCTTTTTCTTTCATGGATACCTTGAGTACTGTTGCATTCGAAATATAAATGATTTGTTAATGACAGCTAGCAAACCATCAAATGTAAAAATCAGAACATATCTTAGAAACATAAAGATTCAACACATACCATATAAGAGATCTGTTATCTAAATCTTGCTTTGGCACATCACGGCCACGCATTGTCACCAAATCTAGAAAAATAGCTTTGTTCTCACAGCATATGACAAGAAAATGACGTCCTTTTGTGGATGGTGCAAGGGAATTGAAAGCTGAAGTTAGATTATTGACAGCTGATGGAGCTTCAGCAGCAGCAGAACGATTACGCGAATGTTGCCAATAGCGAACATCATCATCGTAAAAGCTAACCTGTTTGACACTTGAACCATGTGCAATGATATCAGGCTCAGGCCAAAGAAGTCACAACAGTATTAAAATCTAGGCACTGATAAATCTAGACCAAACTGTCTCCTCCATAAAGGAATGGCAATGTCATAAGATACCCCCTAAACAGTGTCAGCTAATTTACAAATTCTCGAtattatgttaaaaaaaaaaagtatccaAACAAGATAAAGGAAAATAAATAGGGTCAAACCAGATCAGTTGAAACCCGATAGTCATCAATAAAAACAGCAGAAAATGTCTATGTCCATGACCATAACCTAAACACGTATAAATTTCAGGGTAATACcaaaagaagaaaaggaaatttTCCAAACAGGTTCTCCATTAAGCAGTCTGGATTCTTTCTAGACTTTGGCAGGaatcaaaataaaaaccaaTAAGCCACCTTTATTTCTCAAGTATAAATTAAGCAGTCTAGACTTTGTATAATTGATTGGATACGACTGCACCCAATTTGGAAACACAGAGACGGCAGTCTACAGTGTGGATATGTGGAAACATATTACTACATAATTTTATGgcttgaataaatataataataaataaaaaaagttatatataatttttttttcgaaagGATCAATATAGATataattatatgtatatatatatatgtgtagaCAAAAACGTAAACTTTTCTAAGCATTTGTTTATGGGGGGTTCTTGCACTAAAATTCTCTCACATTAAGttttcttctatttatagataagcTTATGgataatatttttctttaagGATCAATAtagataattatatatatactagcaaaAAGCAGGTAGGTTAGTGgacaattttggaaaaaacaatCCAAGACACCACGGTTTTTATATAGtacttaaatttaataaatagtaaagatataGATATACACACAAGTATTATTATCTTTTCCAAACATTTGTTTATATGATTCTTAGCATTTGTTTTCCAAGCATTTGTTTACACTAAAATCCTTTTACATTACCTTTCTTCTATTTAAGTTCTCTAGCAACTATTTTTGCATTCAATGTGACACACACATTTGTTTTTAGATTGAATGCAGTAAAATGAATGCGTCAAATCTTACTTTGTGAGAGATCCATATAATATCCAACGAGAAGTGAAACTGGAAAAACATCAAAACAGAGGATAACCCTACGAATGCCATGACCAAATACTAATGTCtcataattataatttatatatataatttgaacaTGAGATTACTTTCAAAATACTAGCTTCTAATGTCTTCGTTATAATAACCCCTTCATGGTTTTTCATATAGCCAACAATTTCTAATGTCAGCAGCCTAACATTTCATCTTCTTTCACTAATACACATCTTATATTCATTCACTTCACAAGGTATACCTATTTACAGATATTTCATCTTAACCATTCATGCCTCAACGACCCCATTCGAGACAGACCAACGGAGATTGATAGCTCAAAGGCGACGTACTTACAAAGTCGTTTCTCAagtataaattaaatttgacagcaaaaactttCTAAATTTAATATACCAAAATAAAAACCAATAAGCCACCTTTATTTCGTACAGTATCCAATCAACTATACAAGGAAAAAAAGGTCCATGCAAAAGCCTCTGTCGAATACATTGCAAATCCATATGCAGATTAAACTAATAAACAAACAGCCATAATTTTAGGCAGTAAAACCATCGCCGAATTTCAGATGCACAAAAGAGGAATAAGATAATACCATCGCTAaactaatataaaaaaaaacatgataaGCAGAATGCCAAAGCTGATTATTCATACTTACATAAAGATTCAGCTTTATCGTAGATATACTCAACGGGGTAGCTCAATTCGCTGTAAATTCCTGcaaacaaaacaaatcaaaaataGTTATGCAAGAAATCCgtattaaaattatttcatttcatcacACAAAATTCAGAAAATGCTCATGGTAGATTGAAATCGTGACTGCCTCGGGGAAATATTCGGAAACCCTAGAGAATCATAAACGACAACTACATCTGCTTCTCAGTGTCGCTTCTTTATCTGAGTTTTTTGGCTTAATTTGAATGAGAGTAAAGCACAAATATTATGTGCTTCGTCTATGCTATGAACATTTCGACATTCGGAGGTGCCCAAACAAGAaggaacccaaaaaaaaaaaaaaaaacccaaacaGATGAGCTAATGAAAGAacccgaaaaaaaaaacacaaaatagaGTCTCGTTTTTCACCCTTTTCTCGACATTCACCGaaaacccaaacaacaataAATCTAGACCCTCAACATCTACTAAAAATACCAAGAAACATGAGCCCGAAGCAAGAGAAGAAAGCAACGAAATGTACACAGTGAAAGTCGCGACACTGAAGCTCCGATCCAAGCTTTAAACTCACGATTGAAGTCACGATTGGCGTTGCCAAGGCTTGGGCTAGATGCAAAGAGGTCGGACGATCATTTTTCGGCGATCCATCGGCGCCGGAGGTGAGCTGGGTTGAAGGGGGCGAAGGGTTTGGCTAGGGATTGGGTTTCTCTGGTTCGATCTTCTTAAGGCAGACGTGTAGTGTAGTACTATATGggttaatattatatttttaaaaatagtattatattttttaaaatattaaaaaaaataaataaataaataaataaaaacgacAACAGATTACAAtctgttgtcttataccttcaaAAAAATCTCATtgacaacggttaattaaaaccaTTGTCGTAGATCATAAAAAATGCGCTCATTGACAACGGttaccgttgtctttgacaaatataagacaacggatttttaaacaccgttgtcgtttttattaaaaatacggtcaacgacaacggtttttgtaaaaaccgttgttgaaggccaaaagacaacagtttgtgtataaaaccgttgtctttttagtgtTGTTAATtagcatatttgttgtagtgaatCCGTGAAACAGTCTCACAAGAGACAAAAGACATAGTTTTTACATTTCGAAAACTTTCAGAAAGACAATGGCCCAATCAACTTTGATCTCTACCATTTTTCGGGTTGGTTCGTGCATTCTCTTTTAAATTTCATACCACACTGCTCAAGCCATTATCGTGAACAATCTAACTCATCTTGTTTCATTGCCTCCAAAACACAGATCCACATCAACAAACGGTGCCTTACGAAGACGAAACAGATATTTCCAAAATATAGAATGCTTCCAAATATTCTTTACAAAAGGAACAAAATAAGATACAATGACTGGTAATAGCAAAATTAAACTTGCATAAAGATGAAATATCATTAATCGAAACGTGGTGCATGAACAAATTTgcgataatataaataatatatctaGAGGCTCTCCGCATGAAGATCCAAATTTTGGGAGGAACTTGAAGGTGCCATGTGAGCTTTCACCACGATCCCAAAGTATGAGATGATTGAAAAGGCAAAGGAATTAAGTTATTTGTCTCCAAAAGGTATCTATATTTAACTGAGTATACGTCATTCGGACTTTCATGCGAATATCTAGAATCACACACTCTGTCGATTCAATGGAATATCCAAAATGACAACAACTTAATGTATAAGAAAAACTTGCTAACAAGGCTTTCATTCCGAACACCCGCGATGGTAAATGAGTCTGACCACTTTCAAGTTAGAATCTACTAGATAAAGTAATCGACTCTTGAAAGCAGGAAGGGTAACACAAAAATTCCTGTAAGATTGTTTCACAGATCAATATTGTGAGACGAATATCTTATTTGGGTCATCCAAGAAAATgtactattttttatttcaaaaatatcacttgttattttaaatatagATAGGACTTGTTATTTTAAATATGGATAGAATTAATATATCTTAATTATAGATAAAGATCGTCTCACAAAAGGTCTAATCGAAAAACAAGAGGATCATATTTTTCAATGCCATGTTTATTTAAAAAGTATTCAATGTTGTATTTTGTTAAAAGGTATTCATCAATAAGACACTGGTTGCGAATCAACAAATGAGAAGACTTCGTATTATTATTTCATCAGAATTTATAAGCTCGAGTTTTACTATGCTTAGAGTAAGAAATAACCGTCATACATTATTTGTAATTTACTATCTACgtattatattttttgaaatttcgtATGTTATAATTTCATTTATGTAAACAGATAGTATTTTAATTTGTTAGAGAATATTAACACTtactatataataattaataagtaATATACTCAAGTGAAAATTCGTTTGCATagataatttaagttatgacaaaaataaattatttttaaattgaaaaaataaatatgaaatgtAAACGAAGTAAACCGCTAAGGGCATCTCCATCCGTTCTCCATTTTGGAGAACATCTCCAAAATGGAGAACCCAATTCACTCCAACCCATTTTATTTTGGAGATCCAAAATAGAGATGGCTACAGTGATTCTCCAACTGTAGATTTGGAGTGTTAATTTGGAGAATGATTTTTATTACGAAAATGTCATTCTCAAATATTGCAATTTTATCCTTTTgtattttttgaattattttttgattcaatcatatatatatatatatatatatatatatatatatatatatatatttttgttcatttcaatccttttatttaatttaaattttttggtgTTTTTTAAATGTATTcaattttttattcttatttatttattataattaaattatattgaagtcaaaaaatataaataataattaaataagatcGTGACTAAAAAATACATTACATATTTGATCACGAATTGAAATCGAATTAATTAACTTGAAAtaaatatgcaatcacatgtattgtttttaaaaataatcgagtcatctttaattttattttatttatataattattatttttcttatgttaaataatttagaattaaaaataataaaatagaaaattttattaaaaatagaaaatatgagTTGGAgaagatttttgaaataaaaaatttaatacttTATTTTGGATAATAGAATACTCTAAAATAAAGAATGACATTGTAAATGCCCTAAGAACACAACCATGAGGAACTCTAGCTACCTACACGACAGAGACTAGAGGTTGTCATATATAAGATGGCAACTGGGTGGGTTCAGGGCGGGTTTGGATAAACCCGGGACCTGCTCCGCCTTTCCTTGGACACGTCCTGCCCCGTTCCGTGAACTCAGCGGGTCTAATTCGGGTTGGATCCGTTGGATCCGTCAAATTttgtataatttaaattttattaaataagttaaaaaattaacaaatcatcattaaatttatttttaaaatttatattaataatatttatgacAAAAAATATTCTCATAAGTTAAAatgtatcattttttatttaattaataattaataacaaaaaaattataataatatatttctatattaaaatatcatgatatattaaaatcatttcaatccaaaaatattataaattcaaattatgaataaagtattgattattaatataaaaaaatttaattatatattattaatatatatacatatatattttatatttatatattaatatacatATTTTTTGTGGGGCGGATCCGGCCAAATCCCAGACCCACCTCGGA
Proteins encoded:
- the LOC140879089 gene encoding uncharacterized protein — encoded protein: MDKAWMSKNRLSHEYEVGVESFLQFAMQNANDPNEISCPCTRCGNLQMKDVRTIRAHLCCNGMDLTYHTWIWHGERSTVKNPMNDSDQVGPDEHKYFAEETIDMVHDAYDSYAENPSQFHKILEDAEKPLYSGCTKFTKLTALVKLFNLKAKYSWSDKSFTDLLSLLGEMLPDHNELHLSYYDAKKSFSALGMNYVKIHACPNDYILYRKEFEDLSNCPICGMSRWNLGNNSEVNEGIPAKVLWYFPPIPRFQRLFRNKEVSKELTWHADKKICDGYLRHPADSPA